A stretch of Bordetella genomosp. 13 DNA encodes these proteins:
- a CDS encoding AAA family ATPase, with protein sequence MASIRSEYHRFLAHLTQRHVHDDVRRLAHLVLDHLQPLAEVGAARRGRSTRLAPLAIAHLAQMPVAYDGDARGPENGPALGRLHQLEVGPFRGFMRQETFDLSHDITLVYGANGTGKSSFCEALEVAMLGSISEAQAKRVDQRTYCNNARLRRHIAPVLSSTAAGEAQAVQPDEAEYRFCFIEKNRLDDFARIAARTPSDQRQLIATLFGVDQFSEFVRGFNPSLDQDLMLAGVQAAQLAQRRLQLANSEQTIAAYPQKIAAVEGLEQALAQRMSPGATYQTCVDWLLGTPQQQGRLPYVQAQLDANPPAIHEVTQARLQALLAEAYRVQGLWQASSAQLAARAGEVSYAKLYEAVQALADGATACPACGTELAAVAQDPFARARMGLEQLAQLAVLQQQEAGHRTQLSEAVRALCDEMRRVVAAAGVACPAESQAAGLPLLPPTSAGNWLGGGVNGDQRAWQALLRIAQIIEGFDAQARDVNAQRGAMAQERDRLQQHQLEIERLRTMRTTADQELAAARQTVAQFDDANRGLIQAATDEMPVVVHHQRVKAAYDGFLPEIQAYLTALPGVLLQGLGDQARHLYNAFNRADPPGDLLHALWLPVAENGKIEVEFAGEPGARYDALIVFSEGHIKCLGLAILLAKNLAQGCPVVIFDDVVNAIDDDHRDGIWRTFFEDGLLHGKQVILTSHAEEFLHRIQQELGVRRAAAIKRYKFLPHQGEHELRVDSDPPAKNYVLLAQQALAADEKREALRQARPALESLTDRLWTWLGRRADGRIDIKLSGPRAPWELNNKCTKLRSAVERIAAQHAGAPDAVGALVRLLNVSGTSIEWGYLNSGVHDAQRDHEFDRATVRTVVEAVTALDAALDTLQNR encoded by the coding sequence GTGGCAAGCATACGTTCGGAGTACCACCGGTTCCTGGCGCACTTGACGCAGCGGCACGTGCACGACGACGTGCGCCGGCTGGCGCACCTGGTGCTCGATCACCTGCAGCCACTGGCCGAGGTCGGTGCTGCACGCCGGGGGCGCTCCACGCGCTTGGCGCCGCTGGCCATCGCGCATCTGGCGCAGATGCCTGTCGCCTACGACGGGGACGCGCGCGGCCCCGAAAACGGGCCGGCGCTCGGGCGACTGCACCAGCTCGAAGTCGGGCCGTTTCGAGGATTCATGCGGCAGGAGACGTTCGACCTCAGCCATGACATCACCTTGGTCTACGGTGCCAACGGCACCGGCAAGAGCAGCTTCTGCGAAGCCTTGGAAGTGGCGATGCTCGGTTCGATCAGCGAAGCGCAGGCCAAGCGGGTCGACCAGCGGACGTACTGCAACAACGCTCGCCTGCGCCGCCACATCGCGCCAGTCCTGTCGTCTACGGCGGCGGGCGAGGCGCAGGCCGTCCAGCCCGACGAAGCTGAGTATCGCTTCTGCTTCATCGAGAAGAACCGCCTCGACGATTTCGCCCGAATCGCCGCGCGGACCCCGAGCGATCAGCGCCAGCTCATCGCCACCCTGTTCGGCGTGGACCAGTTCAGCGAGTTCGTGCGCGGCTTCAACCCCTCGCTCGATCAGGACCTGATGCTTGCCGGCGTGCAGGCGGCGCAGCTGGCGCAGCGTCGCCTGCAGTTGGCGAACTCCGAACAGACCATCGCCGCCTACCCGCAGAAGATCGCAGCGGTCGAGGGCCTGGAACAAGCTTTGGCGCAGCGCATGTCACCTGGCGCGACCTATCAAACCTGCGTGGACTGGCTGCTGGGTACGCCGCAGCAGCAAGGACGGCTACCGTATGTCCAGGCTCAGCTGGACGCCAACCCGCCTGCCATTCACGAGGTGACCCAGGCCCGCCTGCAAGCGTTGCTGGCAGAGGCCTACCGCGTCCAGGGACTGTGGCAAGCGTCTTCCGCGCAACTCGCGGCCCGCGCCGGCGAGGTGTCGTACGCGAAGCTCTACGAGGCCGTGCAAGCGTTGGCGGACGGGGCGACCGCGTGTCCGGCATGTGGAACCGAACTGGCCGCCGTGGCGCAGGACCCGTTCGCCAGGGCGCGAATGGGCCTGGAGCAGCTCGCGCAACTGGCCGTCCTGCAGCAGCAGGAGGCCGGGCATCGGACGCAGTTGAGCGAGGCGGTCCGAGCGCTGTGTGACGAAATGCGCCGCGTGGTGGCGGCGGCTGGGGTCGCTTGTCCTGCCGAATCGCAGGCCGCGGGCCTGCCACTGCTGCCTCCCACGTCGGCGGGCAATTGGCTCGGCGGCGGGGTGAATGGGGACCAGCGCGCCTGGCAAGCCCTCTTACGGATCGCACAGATCATCGAAGGCTTCGACGCGCAGGCGCGCGACGTGAATGCCCAGCGCGGCGCGATGGCCCAGGAGCGGGACCGCCTGCAACAGCATCAGCTGGAGATCGAACGGCTGCGGACCATGCGCACGACTGCGGATCAGGAGCTGGCGGCCGCCCGCCAAACCGTGGCCCAATTCGACGACGCGAACCGCGGCCTGATCCAGGCGGCCACGGACGAAATGCCGGTGGTGGTGCACCATCAGCGGGTCAAGGCCGCCTACGACGGCTTCCTGCCCGAGATTCAGGCATACCTGACCGCTCTGCCGGGGGTTCTGCTACAGGGGCTGGGAGACCAAGCCCGCCATCTCTACAACGCATTCAACCGGGCCGATCCGCCCGGCGATCTGCTGCACGCGCTGTGGTTGCCCGTGGCCGAGAACGGCAAGATCGAGGTGGAGTTCGCCGGCGAGCCGGGCGCGCGCTACGACGCGTTGATCGTCTTCAGCGAAGGGCACATCAAATGCCTGGGCCTGGCGATTCTGCTTGCCAAGAACCTCGCGCAGGGCTGCCCCGTGGTCATATTCGATGACGTCGTCAACGCGATCGACGACGACCATCGCGATGGCATCTGGCGTACCTTCTTCGAGGACGGTTTGCTCCACGGCAAGCAGGTTATCCTCACCTCGCACGCAGAGGAGTTCCTGCACCGCATCCAGCAGGAGTTGGGCGTGCGCCGCGCCGCGGCCATTAAGCGCTACAAGTTTCTCCCGCATCAGGGAGAGCACGAACTGCGGGTCGACAGCGACCCGCCAGCGAAGAACTATGTTCTTCTGGCCCAGCAGGCGTTGGCGGCTGACGAGAAACGCGAGGCACTGCGTCAGGCCCGGCCGGCGCTGGAGAGTCTGACGGACCGCCTGTGGACGTGGCTGGGTCGGCGGGCGGACGGCCGGATCGACATCAAGCTGAGCGGGCCCCGCGCGCCTTGGGAGCTGAACAATAAATGCACCAAGTTGCGGTCGGCCGTCGAGCGTATCGCGGCGCAACATGCGGGTGCGCCGGATGCCGTAGGGGCGTTGGTCCGGCTGCTCAATGTCAGCGGTACGAGTATTGAATGGGGTTACCTCAATAGCGGTGTGCACGACGCTCAGCGCGATCATGAGTTTGATCGGGCGACGGTAAGAACGGTCGTCGAGGCGGTTACGGCGTTGGATGCTGCTCTTGATACCCTGCAGAACCGATGA
- a CDS encoding CBASS oligonucleotide cyclase: MLSIDEAFRKFKSRLELNEREQKNASQRQNEVRDYLQTKFGIARSFLTGSYARYTKTKPLKDIDIFFVLKDSEKHYHGKAASVVLDDFHSALVEKYGSAAVRKQARSINVDFGVHIDAEDNTDYRVVSVDAVPAFDTGDQYEIPDTASGKWIKTDPEIHKDKATAAHQAYGNEWKGLVRMVKYWNNNPKHGDQKPVKPSFLIEVMALECLYGGWGGSFDREIQSFFATLADRVHDEWPDPAGLGPAISNDMDAARKQRAQQLLFQASQDASIAIDHARRGRNIEALRAWRALFGPKFPLS, translated from the coding sequence ATGCTGTCGATCGATGAAGCTTTTCGCAAGTTCAAGTCGCGTCTGGAACTCAACGAACGCGAACAGAAGAATGCCTCGCAACGCCAGAACGAAGTGCGGGACTACCTGCAGACCAAGTTCGGCATTGCGCGCAGCTTCCTGACCGGGTCCTATGCTCGATACACGAAGACGAAGCCGCTCAAGGATATCGACATCTTCTTCGTGCTGAAGGACTCGGAGAAGCATTACCACGGCAAGGCCGCATCGGTAGTGCTGGATGATTTCCACTCTGCATTGGTGGAGAAATACGGTTCGGCGGCCGTGCGCAAACAGGCGCGCTCGATCAACGTGGATTTCGGTGTTCACATCGACGCGGAGGACAACACGGACTACCGGGTGGTCAGCGTGGATGCGGTGCCCGCATTCGACACCGGCGACCAGTATGAGATCCCCGATACGGCGTCCGGAAAGTGGATCAAGACGGACCCGGAGATCCATAAGGACAAGGCGACCGCAGCGCACCAAGCCTATGGCAATGAGTGGAAAGGTCTCGTGCGCATGGTGAAGTACTGGAACAACAATCCCAAGCACGGCGATCAGAAGCCGGTGAAGCCCTCGTTCCTGATCGAGGTAATGGCCCTTGAGTGTCTTTACGGCGGCTGGGGAGGATCGTTCGATCGCGAGATCCAGTCGTTCTTTGCCACGCTTGCCGATCGTGTTCATGACGAGTGGCCGGATCCCGCCGGACTTGGCCCGGCGATCAGCAACGATATGGATGCCGCGCGCAAGCAGCGCGCGCAGCAGCTGCTGTTCCAGGCGAGCCAGGACGCAAGCATCGCCATCGACCACGCGCGTCGTGGTCGCAATATCGAAGCGCTTCGCGCCTGGCGCGCACTGTTTGGCCCCAAGTTCCCACTGTCCTGA
- the cap7 gene encoding type III CBASS phage resistance system CD-NTase-associated protein Cap7 gives MSTVATYSYTHSVTYVTDNILKSLKDIILLSGLDPEHFADRWESNTRAIKTWLGTGDLRKVILEIYNPATDKLVTRWDIDIVYGWSDGDGSFWTDTEQLKYAIKKAGLLPSQAKYKLMLDTKPGRPDVEGWSKGSYRSTDGMVKQSLGSTVEHSGLAGQAGYWRQR, from the coding sequence ATGAGCACCGTCGCCACCTACTCGTACACGCACTCGGTTACCTATGTGACCGACAACATCCTCAAGAGCTTGAAAGACATCATCCTGCTCAGTGGGCTGGACCCCGAGCACTTCGCGGATCGCTGGGAGAGCAATACCCGAGCCATCAAGACGTGGCTCGGGACCGGTGATCTGCGCAAGGTGATTCTGGAGATCTACAACCCGGCAACCGACAAACTCGTGACCCGATGGGATATCGACATCGTGTATGGGTGGTCCGATGGCGACGGCAGCTTCTGGACAGATACCGAGCAGTTGAAGTACGCGATCAAGAAAGCTGGGCTGCTGCCATCGCAGGCCAAGTACAAGTTAATGCTCGATACAAAGCCAGGGCGGCCTGATGTGGAGGGGTGGAGCAAAGGAAGTTATCGCTCGACGGATGGAATGGTCAAGCAGAGCCTAGGCTCGACTGTCGAACACAGCGGCCTGGCGGGTCAGGCCGGATATTGGAGGCAACGCTGA
- the nucC gene encoding CBASS effector endonuclease NucC translates to MSQWSLSQLLSSLHEDIQQRLSVVRKTFGHPGTKGDASENVWIDMLDTYLPKRYQAAKAHVVDSLGNFSQQIDVVVFDRQYSPFIFTYENETIIPAESVYAVFEAKQTADAGLVAYAQEKVASVRRLHRTSLPIPHAGGTYPAKPLIPILGGLLTFESEWSPALGPSMDKALNANLTEGRLDIGCVAAHGHFFYDQASGAYSYTNENKPATAFLFKLIAQLQFSGTVPMIDVEAYGQWLTK, encoded by the coding sequence ATGTCCCAGTGGTCGCTTTCCCAGCTCCTGTCGTCCCTGCATGAAGACATCCAGCAGCGCTTGTCCGTAGTACGCAAGACCTTCGGTCACCCGGGTACGAAGGGGGATGCGAGCGAGAACGTCTGGATCGACATGCTGGATACCTATCTGCCCAAACGGTACCAGGCGGCGAAGGCGCATGTGGTGGACAGCCTGGGGAACTTCAGCCAGCAGATCGATGTGGTGGTGTTTGATCGGCAATATTCGCCTTTTATCTTCACCTACGAGAACGAGACGATCATTCCAGCCGAAAGCGTGTACGCCGTGTTCGAGGCCAAGCAGACGGCTGACGCGGGGCTTGTGGCCTATGCCCAGGAGAAGGTCGCCAGTGTGCGCAGGCTGCACCGCACGAGCCTGCCGATCCCGCACGCTGGCGGGACCTACCCAGCGAAGCCGTTGATTCCGATTCTGGGTGGCTTGCTCACCTTCGAGAGCGAATGGAGTCCTGCATTGGGCCCATCCATGGACAAGGCGCTGAACGCAAACCTCACCGAGGGGCGTCTGGACATCGGATGCGTTGCCGCCCACGGGCACTTTTTCTATGACCAAGCCAGCGGCGCGTACAGCTACACCAACGAAAACAAGCCGGCGACCGCGTTTCTTTTCAAGCTGATCGCGCAGCTTCAGTTCAGTGGAACGGTCCCCATGATCGATGTGGAGGCTTACGGTCAGTGGTTGACCAAGTGA